The Hydrogenobacter thermophilus TK-6 genome window below encodes:
- the pheT gene encoding phenylalanine--tRNA ligase subunit beta, whose translation MKVPYTWLIELVDVQDISPEDIARELTLKSVETSVQKFDADLDGVVFGKVVEMREHPTKKNLLVCRLDVGGGYHPTVITGDRSLKLGDGVFLALPGAKVGELCITKREFDGVVSEGMLLSAQELGLEPHSEGVLKIWEEIKPGTSAYDLLGFGEYLLELEITPNRGDLLSVRGVAREVCAIFRRNLKKDKEVSFEEFGELDIQIIDRDCKRYRGALIEGVSVKDSPLWLRRRLWQCGVRSINNVVDITNYIMLRDGQPLHAFDADKLSGGIRVRSAKKGERIALLTGAEKTLTEDNLVIADEEKPLAVAGVVGGQESGVNHSSRRILLESAYFEPYRVRRSSKAISTQTDSSYRFERNVDIEGVKRYQDLAIELILEVAGGTLTALRDAYPSPYQPKTIFLSLEKYRRYAGETLNREEASEILTKLGIPNSPMRCGVEVYVPSHRSYDMQRDVDIIEEILRIKGYNSLPSEVLSLPSLPFEHKSITDKVRELLKSRGLLEIISFSFEDLSLYELLDIEKPTISITNPLVKNQAYMRTSLIPSLLRTCLYNQRQHNYDMALFEVGRVYTHQGEEERVGILLTGVRRLYPQEVYTAYDALSLLIDVGRILGLKMESQSSSYGFLHPYVQTDLVLENEKVGFVGQLSPRIVNTLELKGKVFIGELRLLHIQQKTKLYKPFSKYPPVIRDLSVVVDKGVAVDKLISHTQNLLKEKLEEVKVFSIYTGSELGEGKKSVSFRLVFRSFEGSMSDGEVNGLVNKLISSLEDSFGARLR comes from the coding sequence ATGAAAGTCCCCTATACGTGGCTTATTGAACTTGTGGATGTGCAGGACATCTCTCCGGAGGATATCGCCCGTGAGCTGACCCTTAAAAGCGTTGAAACTAGTGTGCAGAAGTTTGACGCTGACCTGGATGGAGTAGTCTTTGGGAAAGTTGTGGAGATGAGAGAGCATCCTACTAAGAAAAACCTTCTGGTGTGCAGGCTGGATGTGGGTGGGGGATACCATCCTACAGTCATAACAGGTGATAGGTCTCTGAAGTTGGGCGATGGAGTGTTTTTGGCGCTGCCCGGTGCAAAGGTAGGGGAGCTCTGCATAACAAAGAGAGAGTTTGACGGTGTTGTTTCGGAGGGGATGCTCCTTTCGGCTCAGGAACTTGGGCTTGAACCTCACTCTGAGGGTGTTTTGAAGATATGGGAGGAGATAAAACCCGGCACATCCGCGTATGACCTTCTGGGTTTTGGTGAGTACCTGCTGGAGCTGGAGATAACTCCCAACAGGGGAGACCTTCTGAGCGTGAGGGGTGTGGCAAGGGAGGTATGCGCCATATTCAGAAGAAATCTGAAGAAAGATAAGGAAGTTAGTTTTGAGGAATTTGGGGAGCTGGACATACAGATAATTGACAGGGACTGCAAAAGGTATAGAGGAGCACTAATAGAAGGGGTGTCTGTAAAAGACTCTCCTCTTTGGCTCAGGAGAAGGCTCTGGCAGTGTGGTGTAAGAAGTATAAACAATGTGGTGGACATAACTAACTACATAATGCTGAGAGACGGTCAGCCGCTTCATGCCTTTGATGCGGACAAGCTTAGCGGGGGCATAAGGGTAAGGAGCGCAAAAAAAGGAGAGAGGATAGCTCTCCTTACAGGAGCGGAGAAAACCCTTACCGAGGACAACCTAGTTATAGCGGATGAGGAAAAGCCCCTGGCGGTAGCAGGTGTAGTAGGAGGTCAGGAAAGCGGTGTGAACCACAGCAGCAGGAGAATACTTTTGGAATCTGCCTACTTTGAGCCTTACAGGGTGAGAAGGTCCTCCAAGGCAATCAGCACACAAACGGACAGCTCGTACAGATTTGAGAGGAATGTGGACATAGAAGGTGTAAAAAGGTATCAGGATTTGGCTATAGAGCTGATACTTGAGGTGGCTGGGGGAACTCTTACTGCCCTGAGAGATGCTTATCCATCACCTTACCAGCCCAAGACCATATTTCTGAGCCTGGAAAAGTACAGAAGGTACGCGGGAGAGACGCTAAACAGGGAGGAAGCCTCTGAAATTCTTACAAAGCTGGGCATTCCCAACAGTCCCATGAGATGCGGTGTTGAAGTTTATGTACCATCTCATAGAAGCTACGACATGCAGAGAGATGTGGACATAATAGAAGAGATTTTGAGAATAAAGGGATACAACAGCCTACCCTCTGAGGTGCTTAGCCTTCCTTCTTTACCTTTTGAGCACAAAAGTATTACTGACAAAGTAAGAGAGCTTCTCAAAAGCAGGGGACTTTTAGAGATCATCTCTTTCTCCTTTGAAGACCTCAGCCTTTACGAGCTTTTAGACATAGAAAAACCTACCATAAGCATCACAAATCCCCTCGTCAAAAACCAGGCTTACATGAGAACCTCCCTTATACCTTCTCTCCTAAGAACCTGTCTTTACAACCAGAGACAGCACAACTATGACATGGCACTTTTTGAAGTGGGAAGAGTGTATACACACCAGGGAGAGGAGGAACGGGTGGGAATTTTGCTCACTGGCGTGCGCAGGCTCTATCCACAAGAAGTGTACACCGCTTACGATGCCCTCTCCCTGCTTATTGATGTAGGGAGGATATTGGGTTTAAAGATGGAAAGCCAGTCATCTTCTTATGGCTTCCTACATCCTTATGTGCAAACGGACTTGGTTTTGGAAAATGAGAAGGTGGGCTTTGTGGGACAGCTAAGTCCAAGGATAGTAAATACCTTGGAGCTAAAGGGAAAGGTCTTTATTGGAGAGCTGAGACTATTACACATCCAACAAAAAACTAAGTTATACAAACCATTTTCTAAGTATCCTCCAGTCATAAGGGACCTTTCGGTGGTGGTGGACAAAGGGGTAGCTGTGGATAAATTAATATCTCATACACAAAACCTGCTTAAGGAGAAGTTAGAGGAAGTGAAGGTGTTTAGCATTTATACAGGCTCAGAGCTTGGGGAAGGCAAGAAGAGCGTGAGTTTTAGGTTGGTATTTAGAAGTTTTGAAGGCAGTATGTCCGATGGGGAAGTAAACGGTTTGGTAAACAAGCTGATAAGTTCCCTTGAGGATAGTTTTGGAGCAAGGCTCAGATAG
- a CDS encoding daunorubicin resistance protein DrrA family ABC transporter ATP-binding protein, whose protein sequence is MLLHAIEVKNLVKVYDGKVRALDGVSLTVQTGQAFALLGPNGAGKTTLMRILTTQIKPTHGDAYIYGYSVERQSSQVRKLISYVPQEMSVWTDITVYENLLIYAKLFGLSGKDRNRAIERALEDMELREVRDDLVNTLSGGMIRRLEIACAMLIEPKVMFLDEPTIGLDPVARKRVWEKLKQFRDNSGVTIFFNTHYMDEVDMYADRVAIINKGRIVVSGTCEELKRSVAAEAVLVQTENPHANYNLLKHVPAVREVHTEGDEIKILVDDAEAFLPVLLDILRKAGVRIRRVSVSKPTLDDVFLKYAGTKFESADRISDVRQTRKMLSRM, encoded by the coding sequence ATGCTTTTACACGCCATTGAGGTAAAGAATCTGGTCAAAGTTTACGATGGGAAGGTTCGCGCTCTTGACGGTGTGAGCCTAACGGTTCAAACTGGGCAGGCTTTTGCTCTTCTTGGTCCCAACGGTGCTGGCAAAACCACCCTCATGCGCATCCTTACAACCCAGATAAAACCTACGCACGGAGATGCATACATATACGGCTACAGCGTAGAGAGACAAAGCTCGCAGGTGAGGAAGCTCATAAGCTATGTGCCACAGGAGATGAGCGTATGGACGGATATAACCGTTTACGAAAACCTCCTCATATATGCAAAACTCTTCGGTCTTTCGGGGAAGGATAGAAACAGAGCCATAGAAAGAGCGCTGGAGGATATGGAACTAAGGGAGGTAAGGGATGACCTTGTGAACACCCTTTCGGGAGGTATGATAAGGAGGCTTGAAATAGCCTGTGCCATGCTCATAGAACCAAAGGTTATGTTCCTGGATGAACCCACCATTGGGCTTGACCCGGTTGCCAGAAAGAGGGTATGGGAAAAGCTCAAGCAGTTTAGGGATAACTCGGGCGTGACTATATTCTTTAACACCCATTACATGGATGAGGTGGACATGTACGCAGACCGTGTAGCCATCATAAATAAGGGGAGGATAGTGGTGAGCGGAACGTGTGAGGAACTAAAGCGTTCTGTAGCTGCAGAGGCTGTGCTGGTCCAGACGGAAAACCCTCATGCCAACTACAACCTGCTTAAGCATGTGCCTGCGGTTAGAGAAGTGCATACCGAAGGTGATGAGATAAAAATACTCGTTGATGATGCGGAAGCTTTCCTGCCCGTGCTATTGGACATTCTCAGAAAGGCTGGAGTACGCATAAGAAGGGTGTCGGTATCCAAGCCTACGCTTGACGATGTGTTTCTAAAGTATGCGGGTACAAAGTTTGAAAGTGCAGACAGGATAAGCGATGTGAGGCAAACAAGGAAGATGCTCAGCAGGATGTAG
- a CDS encoding ABC transporter permease: MNAIKSILVMMELELRRLKHDRTEIYFRAIQPMLWLVIYGPVMGSVKAIPTNGVPYTDYITPGVLIQSTTFVSIFYGLMMVWERDVGILKRLLVTPAPRYSVVVGRSMASGLRSLLQVFIILPVAYIIGVRFLPNPLYFVLALGVIFLSSGGFASVSILVASFMKTRERFMGIGQAIIMPLFFASNALYPVNLMPPILRELSIINPLTYAVDAVRGLLITGDISKLYLDLGVLITFDILMFTLSSLSFRRIIE, encoded by the coding sequence ATGAATGCAATTAAGAGTATTCTTGTGATGATGGAGTTAGAGCTAAGAAGGCTCAAGCATGACAGAACGGAGATATACTTCAGAGCCATTCAGCCTATGCTCTGGCTTGTCATATACGGACCAGTTATGGGTAGCGTGAAAGCCATACCCACAAACGGTGTACCCTATACGGACTACATAACTCCGGGTGTTCTCATACAGTCCACCACTTTTGTGAGCATCTTTTACGGACTTATGATGGTCTGGGAGAGGGATGTGGGAATACTTAAAAGACTCCTCGTTACACCCGCACCGAGGTACTCGGTAGTTGTAGGCAGGTCTATGGCTTCCGGCTTGAGGTCCCTCCTTCAGGTCTTTATTATTCTGCCAGTCGCGTACATAATAGGTGTTAGATTCCTGCCAAACCCCCTTTACTTTGTACTTGCGCTGGGTGTTATATTCCTCTCATCAGGAGGTTTTGCCTCCGTATCTATACTGGTAGCCTCTTTTATGAAGACCAGAGAGAGATTTATGGGCATAGGGCAGGCTATCATAATGCCCCTGTTTTTTGCCAGCAACGCACTATACCCAGTTAACCTTATGCCTCCTATACTGAGGGAGCTATCCATAATAAACCCCCTCACTTATGCGGTGGATGCGGTAAGGGGGCTTCTCATCACAGGCGATATCTCAAAGCTTTACCTTGACTTAGGTGTATTAATTACCTTTGACATCCTGATGTTTACCCTCTCTTCCTTGAGCTTTAGGCGCATCATAGAGTAG
- a CDS encoding metal ABC transporter substrate-binding protein translates to MLQLIFLMLSVLSLSFCGEIVATTYPVYYPLKYLVGEKHRLEVLVRSQADPHHYELTPKDAERLLGANLVMTLGLESWEWRLLKNLPKGKVVTLSEGINLLKRGSFPDPHVWLSPKEYRVVVRNIKDALVRWDPSQRAYYQERYSQYLQRLNSLDRKLESTLKTCSYRTLVSTHRAWDYLSRDYGIKTLSLSGVHAEEEPKPSEIKAIVQTVKREGLKYIFAEVGQDRKVADFIASQTGTRVLMLNSSLFPQLNSDDYFSIMERNLRALREGLGCR, encoded by the coding sequence ATGCTACAGCTTATTTTCCTAATGCTCTCCGTCTTAAGTCTTTCCTTCTGCGGAGAGATAGTAGCCACCACATACCCTGTCTACTACCCCCTTAAGTATTTGGTGGGAGAAAAGCACAGACTAGAAGTGCTAGTCAGGTCTCAGGCTGACCCTCATCACTACGAGCTTACACCAAAGGACGCTGAAAGGTTGCTGGGTGCTAACTTGGTGATGACCCTTGGTCTTGAAAGCTGGGAGTGGCGTCTTTTAAAAAACCTGCCAAAGGGAAAGGTGGTCACTTTAAGCGAAGGAATAAACCTCTTAAAGCGAGGCAGTTTTCCGGATCCACATGTGTGGCTTTCCCCAAAAGAGTACAGAGTTGTGGTAAGGAACATAAAGGATGCGCTGGTAAGATGGGACCCTTCCCAAAGGGCTTACTACCAGGAGAGGTACAGTCAGTACCTTCAGAGATTAAACAGCTTAGACAGGAAGTTGGAAAGCACGCTGAAGACATGCAGTTATAGAACGCTTGTGTCCACACACAGAGCCTGGGACTATCTGTCAAGAGACTATGGGATTAAGACTCTGAGCCTTTCGGGAGTTCATGCGGAGGAGGAGCCAAAGCCTTCCGAGATCAAGGCTATAGTGCAAACTGTAAAGAGAGAGGGCTTAAAGTACATCTTTGCGGAGGTGGGACAGGACAGGAAGGTGGCGGACTTTATAGCAAGCCAGACAGGCACCAGAGTATTAATGCTAAACTCCTCACTCTTTCCACAACTCAATTCTGATGACTACTTTTCTATAATGGAGAGGAACCTAAGAGCGCTCAGAGAGGGGCTGGGATGCAGGTAA
- a CDS encoding metal ABC transporter ATP-binding protein: MQVKEALKVKNLSFRYRRDEPLIDDLSFSVLEGEFFGILGPNGSGKTTLLRLILGFLKPLSGSIELFGEDVRTFKRWNKVGYVPQRFHVEKAFTGTVGELFRALAPKEKVGWIIAYLHLEDLLKKQFTKLSGGQQQKVLLALALTTNPDMILLDEPLTGLDIHAQEHIESILKEISRKRTVIVVSHDVGFVLRNADRILCLGMQECRLIKAQELEGMLKELYRLH, translated from the coding sequence ATGCAGGTAAAGGAGGCGCTAAAAGTCAAAAACCTGAGCTTTCGCTACAGGCGGGACGAGCCTCTGATAGATGACCTTAGCTTTTCTGTGCTTGAGGGGGAGTTTTTTGGCATACTGGGTCCCAACGGCTCTGGCAAGACAACGCTCTTGAGACTCATACTGGGGTTTTTAAAACCTCTGAGCGGTAGCATAGAGCTATTTGGCGAGGATGTCAGGACTTTTAAAAGGTGGAATAAGGTAGGGTATGTACCTCAGAGGTTTCATGTGGAGAAGGCTTTTACCGGCACTGTGGGTGAGCTTTTCAGAGCTTTAGCGCCAAAAGAGAAAGTAGGCTGGATAATAGCTTACCTTCATCTGGAGGATCTTCTAAAAAAACAGTTTACCAAGCTATCAGGTGGTCAGCAACAGAAGGTGCTTCTTGCCCTTGCACTCACCACAAACCCTGACATGATCCTGCTTGACGAGCCTCTAACAGGTCTTGACATACACGCACAGGAACACATAGAGAGCATACTAAAAGAGATAAGCAGGAAGAGAACGGTGATAGTGGTGTCTCACGATGTGGGATTTGTGCTTCGGAACGCGGACAGAATTTTGTGCCTTGGCATGCAAGAGTGCAGACTTATAAAGGCTCAGGAGCTTGAAGGCATGCTGAAAGAGCTATACAGACTTCACTGA
- a CDS encoding metal ABC transporter permease, translating into MLLLEYAFLWKGLVGGLLISASSSLVGVFLLMKRLSLLGAGLSHAAFGGIALAILFNADPTLFTLLYTVLSGLLLQFLIEKRGLPADTVISLFFSLGVALAILVLSITQNLGSNVYSYLFGSVLTVSDRELYSALATSLLTFLFVLAYYRKLLLISFNEELATLRGVKVSLLNYLLISIASANIVFAIKAVGLILASSFIAIPPMSALLVAGSFFSTLALSLFLSLSATLLGMLLSLELDAPPSATIILCMVFIFLILTLWKGITLLKRRLSQTS; encoded by the coding sequence ATGCTACTTTTAGAATATGCTTTCCTCTGGAAAGGTTTGGTAGGGGGTCTTCTTATAAGCGCTTCTTCATCCTTAGTGGGTGTGTTTTTACTCATGAAGAGACTCTCCCTTCTGGGTGCGGGACTCTCTCACGCAGCCTTTGGCGGTATAGCTCTGGCTATTCTTTTTAACGCAGACCCAACACTTTTTACGCTCCTTTACACGGTGCTTTCTGGACTTCTTCTCCAGTTTCTGATAGAAAAGAGGGGATTGCCTGCGGACACTGTTATTTCCCTCTTTTTCTCCCTGGGTGTTGCCCTGGCTATACTTGTTCTGAGCATAACACAAAACCTCGGCAGTAATGTATACTCTTACCTGTTTGGGAGCGTGCTTACCGTCTCCGACAGGGAGCTTTATAGCGCCTTAGCCACTTCACTTTTGACTTTTCTGTTTGTACTTGCCTACTACAGAAAGCTGTTGCTTATTAGTTTTAACGAGGAGCTTGCCACCTTGAGGGGGGTAAAAGTTAGCCTTTTAAACTACTTACTTATCAGCATAGCATCCGCCAACATAGTCTTTGCCATAAAGGCTGTAGGTCTCATACTGGCTTCCTCCTTCATAGCCATTCCTCCCATGTCCGCACTGCTAGTAGCCGGCTCCTTCTTTTCCACTTTAGCGCTCTCCCTGTTTCTATCTTTGAGCGCAACTCTGCTGGGCATGCTGCTATCTTTGGAGCTTGATGCGCCACCAAGCGCCACCATAATTCTCTGCATGGTCTTTATCTTTTTGATCCTTACCTTATGGAAAGGCATCACCCTTCTAAAAAGAAGACTTTCACAAACTTCTTAG
- the rnhC gene encoding ribonuclease HIII — MNISLRLPEEYYDKVRAFLKDRGFEERKIEYAIWSLCREGTCATLYRSGSLLLQGNGALFLKEEILSLMEEPSGVQIGCDESGKGDVFGPLVLCCVIIPPSHYKRVLSLAPKDCKLLKDEVLLKKVEALSPLVEAKCLVYEPEQLNELYSEVRNLNRIMDRAYRTLIEDVRKHYHVEITIDAYSSQSPFGKGVVFKKKGERDVAVSVASMFARARFLLWIREHNLPKGAGKDAITKARIMLKDEPHKAKKFVKVFFLEG; from the coding sequence TTGAATATTAGTCTGAGACTTCCAGAAGAGTATTACGACAAGGTAAGGGCTTTTTTAAAGGACAGGGGCTTTGAAGAGAGAAAAATAGAGTATGCCATCTGGTCGCTATGCAGAGAAGGCACCTGCGCTACTTTGTATCGCTCTGGCTCTTTGCTCTTGCAGGGAAATGGGGCGCTTTTTCTAAAAGAAGAAATACTCTCTTTGATGGAAGAGCCGTCAGGGGTGCAGATAGGTTGCGATGAGTCGGGGAAGGGGGATGTGTTTGGTCCTTTAGTGCTTTGCTGTGTAATAATACCACCCTCCCATTACAAGAGGGTGCTTTCGTTAGCGCCAAAAGACTGCAAACTTTTGAAGGATGAGGTTTTACTTAAAAAGGTGGAGGCACTATCTCCTCTAGTAGAGGCAAAGTGCCTTGTGTACGAGCCTGAGCAGTTAAACGAGCTTTACAGTGAGGTGAGAAACCTCAACAGAATAATGGACAGGGCTTACCGCACACTTATAGAGGATGTGCGCAAGCATTACCATGTGGAGATAACCATAGATGCTTACTCAAGCCAGAGTCCCTTCGGAAAGGGTGTGGTGTTTAAAAAGAAGGGAGAGAGGGATGTTGCGGTGTCCGTGGCAAGCATGTTTGCAAGAGCCAGGTTTCTCCTGTGGATAAGGGAGCATAACCTTCCAAAGGGTGCAGGCAAAGACGCTATTACAAAGGCGAGAATTATGCTCAAGGATGAGCCTCATAAGGCTAAGAAGTTTGTGAAAGTCTTCTTTTTAGAAGGGTGA
- a CDS encoding YgaP family membrane protein gives MTMDRALRLTSGVFLLIVFLFGIRGSDVHWFWKLFLLFMSLNQIQSAFTNWCPVMSLYRKLGIKEC, from the coding sequence ATGACTATGGATAGAGCATTGAGGCTTACATCAGGTGTGTTCCTTTTGATAGTGTTTCTCTTTGGCATAAGAGGCTCGGATGTTCACTGGTTTTGGAAGCTTTTCCTGCTCTTTATGTCTCTCAACCAAATACAGTCCGCCTTCACCAACTGGTGTCCCGTGATGAGCCTGTACAGGAAACTGGGCATAAAAGAGTGTTAA
- a CDS encoding sigma-54 interaction domain-containing protein has protein sequence METKRQLSTREVTIINEVAKILSKGMNFLESAGEVLKILYSFWDVKYSYVALYRKDLKLLKIVKAFGLKEEEVERGLFKRGEGIIGKVYKSGVPVVLSDLSTNSYLNRTGLKERLEGSESFIAVPIRIGGEIIGVLALFKSFDKKESVEKAVELLIILGTMIGMLYKLEERINMERQEWEEEKKALTQALGKKYSLEGIIGRSVAIKNLIDLVERVSQTDITLLLTGESGTGKSLIAKAIHFLSHRKEKPFVTINCSAIPEALLEAELFGYEKGAFTGAYTSKKGKFEIANGGTVFLDEIGDMPLSLQPKILRVLQEKEIEKLGSERSIKVDVRIISATNKDLRQLVQKGDFREDLYYRLSVLPIHIPPLRERKEDIPLLVDHFLNTFNQKYSKNVKIDAKALELMMEYPWYGNVRELENTIERLVILKDGIVKESDLPSYFFVELSRDEPRNLPSVIELTEREEIIKALERTGYVKSRAAKLLGYTLRQLDYRIRKYGISLKKF, from the coding sequence ATGGAAACGAAAAGACAGCTTAGCACACGAGAGGTCACCATCATAAACGAGGTTGCAAAGATACTAAGTAAGGGTATGAACTTTTTGGAAAGTGCAGGGGAGGTACTTAAAATACTTTACTCCTTTTGGGATGTTAAATACAGTTATGTAGCCCTTTACAGAAAGGATCTTAAGCTTCTCAAAATAGTGAAAGCTTTTGGCTTGAAAGAGGAGGAAGTGGAGAGAGGTCTTTTCAAGAGAGGAGAGGGTATTATAGGCAAGGTTTATAAAAGCGGTGTACCTGTGGTACTTTCAGACCTCAGCACTAACTCCTACCTGAATAGGACAGGTTTAAAAGAGAGATTGGAAGGAAGTGAGTCCTTTATAGCGGTACCTATAAGAATAGGTGGCGAGATCATAGGTGTGCTTGCTCTTTTTAAGAGCTTTGATAAAAAGGAAAGCGTGGAGAAAGCTGTTGAGCTTCTGATAATACTTGGGACTATGATTGGCATGCTTTACAAGTTGGAAGAAAGAATAAACATGGAAAGGCAGGAGTGGGAAGAGGAGAAAAAGGCTCTGACGCAGGCGCTTGGTAAAAAGTATAGTCTTGAGGGCATAATAGGCAGAAGTGTTGCTATAAAGAATCTCATAGACTTAGTAGAAAGGGTATCTCAGACGGATATAACGCTTCTTTTAACTGGTGAAAGTGGAACTGGTAAGAGCCTTATAGCCAAGGCTATACACTTTTTGAGCCATAGGAAGGAAAAGCCTTTCGTTACCATAAACTGCTCTGCTATACCTGAGGCACTCCTTGAAGCTGAGCTTTTTGGCTATGAAAAGGGTGCCTTTACGGGTGCTTACACTTCTAAAAAAGGAAAGTTTGAGATAGCTAATGGTGGTACGGTATTCCTTGATGAGATAGGTGATATGCCCCTCTCATTACAACCAAAGATACTGAGAGTTCTTCAGGAAAAGGAGATAGAAAAGCTTGGTAGTGAGAGAAGCATCAAAGTGGATGTTAGGATAATATCAGCAACCAATAAGGACTTACGGCAGTTGGTCCAAAAGGGGGACTTCAGAGAGGACCTGTACTATCGCCTCAGTGTGCTTCCTATACATATACCACCACTGCGGGAGAGGAAGGAGGATATACCTCTTTTGGTGGACCACTTTTTAAACACCTTCAATCAAAAGTACAGTAAGAATGTAAAGATAGATGCCAAAGCCTTGGAGCTTATGATGGAGTATCCTTGGTATGGTAATGTGAGAGAGCTTGAAAATACTATAGAGAGGTTGGTAATACTAAAGGACGGCATTGTAAAGGAGAGTGACTTACCGTCTTACTTTTTTGTTGAACTTAGCAGAGATGAGCCCAGAAACCTCCCATCCGTTATAGAGCTTACAGAAAGGGAAGAGATAATAAAAGCTCTTGAAAGAACTGGCTATGTTAAGTCAAGGGCTGCCAAGCTTCTCGGTTATACTCTCAGGCAGCTTGATTACAGAATACGCAAGTATGGGATAAGCTTGAAAAAATTCTGA
- the purE gene encoding 5-(carboxyamino)imidazole ribonucleotide mutase, with the protein MNPKVAIIMGSLSDWEYLKEAHNLLKEFGVECDVRVVSAHRTPEVMYEFAKSAKDNGIEVIIAGAGGAAHLPGMTASLTTLPVIGVPVPSKHLSGVDSLYSIVQMPAGVPVATVGIGNGVNAGLLALRILSIKYPHIAQKLEDYRKSLQEKVERMNQELKNQTT; encoded by the coding sequence ATGAACCCCAAAGTTGCCATCATAATGGGTAGCCTGTCAGATTGGGAGTATCTGAAGGAAGCACATAACTTGCTTAAAGAGTTTGGAGTTGAGTGTGATGTTAGAGTGGTGTCCGCACACAGGACGCCCGAGGTGATGTACGAGTTTGCCAAAAGTGCAAAGGATAACGGTATTGAGGTTATCATAGCAGGAGCGGGAGGAGCTGCTCATCTGCCGGGCATGACAGCATCTCTAACGACTCTGCCAGTCATAGGCGTGCCTGTACCCTCCAAGCATCTTTCTGGCGTGGACTCTCTTTACTCCATAGTTCAGATGCCTGCAGGTGTACCTGTGGCAACGGTGGGTATAGGCAACGGGGTTAATGCAGGACTTTTAGCTCTGAGAATCTTATCCATAAAGTACCCTCACATAGCTCAAAAACTGGAAGACTACAGAAAGAGCCTTCAGGAGAAGGTAGAGAGAATGAATCAGGAGCTGAAGAATCAAACTACATAA